In Haliaeetus albicilla chromosome 12, bHalAlb1.1, whole genome shotgun sequence, a genomic segment contains:
- the SYNGR2 gene encoding synaptogyrin-2 yields the protein MEGGGAYGAAKAGGAFDLGRFVQQPQVLARIASAVFALIVFACLVGEGYSNLPSSPQLFCIFNHNEDACRYGIGIGVLAFLACIFFFMVDIYFPQISNTTDRKYLVLADLGFSGLWTFLWFIGFCFLTNQWAWTQAEDVYIGADSARAAITFSFFSIFSWGLLIAFAYKRYKMGVEDFAHSYIDPTPEASAPYSSYPNISHESYQQPPFTHTAEAPEGYQPPPVY from the exons ATGGAGGGCGGCGGAGCGTACGGGGCGGCCAAGGCCGGCGGTGCCTTCGACCTGGGCCGCTTCGTGCAGCAGCCGCAGGTCCTGGCGCGGATCGCCAGCGCG GTCTTCGCCCTGATCGTCTTTGCCTGCCTGGTCGGGGAGGGCTACAGCAACCTGCCCAGTTCCCCCCAGCTCTTCTGCATCTTCAACCACAACGAGGACGCCTGCCGTTACGGCATCGGCATCGGCGTCCTCGCCTTCCTCGCCTGCATCTTCTTCTTCATGGTGGACATCTACTTCCCCCAGATCAGCAACACCACTGACCGCAAGTACCTGGTCCTGGCGGACCTCGGCTTCTCAG GTCTCTGGACGTTCCTGTGGTTCATTGGCTTTTGTTTCTTGACCAACCAGTGGGCCTGGACACAGGCCGAAGACGTGTACATCGGGGCTGACTCGGCCCGTGCCGCCATCACCTTCAGCttcttctccatcttctcctGG GGCCTCCTGATTGCCTTCGCTTACAAGAGGTACAAAATGGGGGTGGAGGACTTTGCTCACAGCTACATCGACCCCACCCCGGAGGCTTCAGCTCCCTACTCCAGCTACCCCAACATCAGTCACGAGAGCTACCAGCAGCCGCCCTTCACCCACACGGCAGAAGCCCCGGAGGGTTACCAGCCCCCGCCGGTGTACTGA